Part of the Flavobacteriales bacterium genome, ATTTGATTTTCTTTTTCGCGTTTTCAATTTCATGATCGGTTTCCAATGCAAATCCAACCAAAAACTGATTTTTTTTCTTTTTCTCACCGAGCGATTTCAAAATATCTGCTGTTGGTTCCAGCTCAATATTCAAAACTGCATCTGCTTTTTTTATTTTTTTTCCGGCTACGGATTTCGGACGATAATCTGCCACTGCAGCCGATAATATGGCCACATCGCTTGAGGGAAATAATCGGTTGACTTCTTTATACATTTCAGCGGCAAACCGGACATTAATGCGGTGGACTGCGGATGAAGATTCAACAAAACTCGGACCACAAACCAAATGAACTTCTGCCCCCCAGGATGCGGCAAGTTCTGCAATTGCAATTCCCATTTTTCCACTGCTGCTGTTTCCGATAAATCGAACGGGATCTATTGCCTCATGGGTTGGTCCGGCCGTAATAAGAATTCGCTTACCGCTTAATTTTTTTTTTTTGGAAAATTGCTGTTCAATAGCAGCGAAAATGTTCTCCGGTTCCGGCATTCTTCCTTCGCCAATTAATCCACTGGCCAATTCTCCGTTCTCCGCTTGCAGAACATTATTTCCATATTCCTTCAGTCGGCTTAAATTCAGTTTCACCGAAGGGTGACGGTACATATCCAGATCCATGGCAGGTGCAATCATTACCGGACATTTAGCCGATAGATAAACCGCCAGTAATAAATTATCGCAAATCCCATTGGCCATTTTACCGATGGTATTGGCAGAAGCAGGAGCAACGACCAACAGATCGGCCCACATTCCCATTTCAACATGATTGGTCCATGTACCTTGGTCGGCATTAGAAACCATGTGAACGGAAACAGGATGTTTGGAAAGAGTACCCAGCGTAAGGGGACTAATAAAATCGCAGGCAGCCGGCGTCATTAACACACGAACTTCAGCACCTGCTTTTACGAGCAGACGAACAAGGTGCGCAGTTTTATAAGCAGCAATACTGCCTGTTACACCAATAAGAATTTTCTTTCCGCGCAGCATAGCGCAGGTTTAGGATTATTTAGTTGGTTCTTCAGGGTAACGGAAATAGGTTCCGCCTTCCTGAAACTCCTGAATTGCAATAGCAACCGGTTTCGGAAGTTTTTCGTAGTGACGAGAAATTTCAATTTGCTCACGGTTTTCGAAAACCTCTTCCAGGTTATCGGTATGCGTTGCAAATTCCTGAAGTTTGGAAGTGAGCTCCTCCTTCATTTCTACAGCGATCTGATTGGCACGTTTGCCAATAACAACGATCGACTCATAAACGTTCCCGGTACGCGCTTCGAGTTTATCTACATCTCGTGTAACGGTAGTGCGTTCTGCGGTGGAGTTTTTATAGCTCATTTTTCTTCGGTTTTATTACTATTCTTCAATTCTACTATTGCCTTCGCCGAAGCATCATAAATTTGCTCCAGTTCAGCCTTATACTCGCTTTGCGGATAAAGGGCTACAAAATTAGTATAAGATTTAATAGTTTGCTCATAACGCTCTAACTTTTTTTTGTCGGTAGAATTACTTGCCAATAAAAAGTCGGATCTCACTATCAAGTACATAGATCTCTCCTGATAGCGGGTATTGGGATATTCTTCGAGCATGGATTTTAAAGCTACCGATGCCGATTTGTAATTTTCGACTTTATAGTAGAGGTAAGCATTCTCAAACGCCTTGGTTTCCAGCTTGTAATACAAGTTGTCCATGATTTTATTGCAGGTATCCCTCCTTGCGCTTTCGGGGTAGCGGTTCATGAACAATTGCAATTCATTGATGGCATCGTAAGTTTCCGTTTGGTCGAGCGACCAGTTGGGCGAGTTTTTCACATTACACATGGCACTCATAAAGAGTGATTCCTCGGCATAACGAGAACCCGGATAGGTCTTGGCGAACATCTTAAAGTAATAGGCCGCCAGGTAGTATTCAGAAAGGTACCAGTGACAGTAAGCGTAGGTAAAATATACTTTTTCTGCCTGATCCTTACCGCGGTAAACACCGGAAGAAACCAAATCCTCCAATAAAGGCAAAGCGCGATCGTAATCCTTTTTATCGTAATACTCGAACGATTTCCTCAGTTTCAATTCAGAATCCGTGCTCTTTAAAATCTTGTTATACTCCGAGCAAGCAGACAGTAAAAAGCTAAAAACCAGCGCTATAAATAAAATCCTGCGATTCATGAGTTGCAAATATACCGAATTAAGCGGCATGGAAAACAACGGAGATTAAGATAGAAAAGTATGCGAATAAAAAGGGAGAACATCCCTCTGGCTTTAAAAGTGATACTATCACCGGGTGATGAATTAGTGGGTTGTTGAAAATTTCCTGAAAGCCCATTGATAATAAGCCTTGCTCTTGGTATTTTTGTATTCCTAAACAAAAAATTTACTAACCCTTAATTTTTATCACCTTGGATATTTTTGAGAAGATCAAATTGAACCGTGGACCACTTGGAAAGCATTCGAAAGAATCTCACGGTTATTTTACTTTCCCTAAACTGGAAGGTCCTATCGGTAACAAAATGATCTTCCGTGGGAAGGAAGTGTTGGTGTGGAGTCTGAATAACTATCTCGGACTTGCCAATCACCCGGAAGTGCGCGAAGCGGATGCAAAGGCTTCTGCAGATTTTGGACTTGCATATCCAATGGGTGCTCGTATGATGAGTGGTAACTCGAACTACCACGAACAACTCGAGAATGAATTATCGTCCTTCATGAAAAGAGAAGACACTATTCTTTTAAACTTCGGTTATCAGGGAATGGTTTCTGCGATCGATTCATTGGTAGATCGTAATGATGTAATTGTTTACGACAGCGAATCGCATGCTTGTATTCTTGACGGTATGCGTTTGCACATCGGAAAACGATTTGTATTCCAGCACAACGACATGGAAAGTCTGGAAAAACAATTAGCTCGTGCCGTAAAAGTTGCTGAAGAAAAAGACGGTGGTGTTCTTGTAATCACCGAAGGTGTTTTCGGAATGG contains:
- a CDS encoding DNA-directed RNA polymerase subunit omega; translation: MSYKNSTAERTTVTRDVDKLEARTGNVYESIVVIGKRANQIAVEMKEELTSKLQEFATHTDNLEEVFENREQIEISRHYEKLPKPVAIAIQEFQEGGTYFRYPEEPTK
- the coaBC gene encoding bifunctional phosphopantothenoylcysteine decarboxylase/phosphopantothenate--cysteine ligase CoaBC; this encodes MLRGKKILIGVTGSIAAYKTAHLVRLLVKAGAEVRVLMTPAACDFISPLTLGTLSKHPVSVHMVSNADQGTWTNHVEMGMWADLLVVAPASANTIGKMANGICDNLLLAVYLSAKCPVMIAPAMDLDMYRHPSVKLNLSRLKEYGNNVLQAENGELASGLIGEGRMPEPENIFAAIEQQFSKKKKLSGKRILITAGPTHEAIDPVRFIGNSSSGKMGIAIAELAASWGAEVHLVCGPSFVESSSAVHRINVRFAAEMYKEVNRLFPSSDVAILSAAVADYRPKSVAGKKIKKADAVLNIELEPTADILKSLGEKKKKNQFLVGFALETDHEIENAKKKIKSKNLDLIVLNSLNDKGAGFGYDTNKITLIDRNNKMVRFELKSKQEVAADILNAIVKNIK
- the bamD gene encoding outer membrane protein assembly factor BamD codes for the protein MNRRILFIALVFSFLLSACSEYNKILKSTDSELKLRKSFEYYDKKDYDRALPLLEDLVSSGVYRGKDQAEKVYFTYAYCHWYLSEYYLAAYYFKMFAKTYPGSRYAEESLFMSAMCNVKNSPNWSLDQTETYDAINELQLFMNRYPESARRDTCNKIMDNLYYKLETKAFENAYLYYKVENYKSASVALKSMLEEYPNTRYQERSMYLIVRSDFLLASNSTDKKKLERYEQTIKSYTNFVALYPQSEYKAELEQIYDASAKAIVELKNSNKTEEK